A single region of the Solwaraspora sp. WMMD406 genome encodes:
- a CDS encoding DMT family transporter gives MSRGSLVRLMMLALLWGSGFLWIKLALRGFTPVQIVLVRLALGALVLVPVALHRGLRFPTDRRTWGHLFVAALVANAIPYTLFGIGEQTVDSGVAGVLNATTPLWTALIAFVVGTDRTATWSRGSGLTLGFVGAVVIFTPWESASEVASWGGLAILAASASYGISYVYMGRFLTNRGIAPIMLSAAQLAAGTILMILALPLGGLTMPDLRFDAVVSLLILGVFGTGVAYVLNYRLITDDGPTLASTVTYLLPVVAVVLGFLVVNERVTAFMVLGMFLVLAGVALVQRRPQRTEATAPVPLGRNRNDRR, from the coding sequence ATGAGTCGAGGCAGTCTCGTCCGGCTGATGATGCTCGCGTTGCTCTGGGGGTCAGGATTCCTCTGGATCAAGCTGGCGCTACGCGGCTTCACCCCGGTGCAGATCGTCCTTGTCCGCCTGGCCCTCGGTGCACTGGTGCTCGTCCCCGTCGCCTTGCACCGGGGGCTGCGGTTCCCTACCGACCGGAGAACCTGGGGGCATTTGTTCGTCGCCGCGCTGGTCGCCAACGCCATCCCGTACACCCTGTTCGGCATCGGCGAGCAGACCGTTGACTCCGGTGTCGCCGGGGTACTCAACGCCACCACGCCCCTGTGGACGGCGCTGATCGCATTCGTCGTGGGGACCGACCGCACGGCGACGTGGTCGCGGGGATCCGGACTGACCCTCGGCTTCGTCGGCGCGGTCGTCATCTTCACGCCGTGGGAGTCGGCGAGCGAGGTTGCCAGCTGGGGAGGGCTGGCGATCCTGGCGGCGTCCGCCAGCTACGGAATCTCCTACGTCTACATGGGCAGGTTTCTCACCAACCGGGGAATCGCGCCGATCATGCTGTCAGCCGCACAGCTCGCTGCCGGAACGATCCTGATGATCCTGGCTCTGCCCCTCGGCGGACTGACCATGCCTGACCTCCGCTTCGACGCGGTGGTCAGCCTGCTGATCCTGGGCGTCTTCGGCACCGGGGTCGCCTACGTGCTCAACTACCGGCTCATCACCGACGACGGCCCTACCCTGGCATCCACGGTCACGTACCTGCTGCCGGTCGTCGCGGTGGTACTCGGCTTCCTGGTCGTCAACGAGCGGGTGACCGCGTTCATGGTTCTCGGCATGTTCCTGGTCCTGGCGGGCGTCGCGCTGGTGCAGCGCCGACCTCAGCGGACCGAGGCCACAGCGCCCGTGCCCCTCGGAAGGAATCGGAATGATCGTCGTTGA
- a CDS encoding prenyltransferase: MAVTNQPVSELATDPATDTPGQTAPIDWRGFVRLARLRFLLYNLLPVGLAVAVSVHQGHPLLLGWYVLAQLFAWTVHLMTHYCNEYFDLAADRANVYFTPWTGGSRALVDGLVPPVVALGTAFVLAAVAQLMIVAMPTWPARLAATAAVVLAWFYTAPPGRFNYRGLGEVTVAAILNGLWPVVAVLLQTGTVPVLLLAILAPTALLQTVRMMVMNLGDRRSDAQVGKRTVPVIVGYDRAVRIIVTAQPVAYAALTGFAVAGWVPWLVWAPMTATAAISVWLVLRLRRGEMRDLDQRRMTPVVFWASNHVSLIVGAAMLGVLLDTARTGADGGALTLLGAVLAGYAGLFAHRLWLASRRQR; encoded by the coding sequence ATGGCTGTCACGAACCAACCGGTCAGCGAGCTCGCGACCGATCCCGCGACCGACACCCCGGGTCAGACCGCCCCGATCGACTGGCGCGGCTTCGTCCGACTGGCCCGCCTGCGGTTTCTGCTCTACAACCTGCTACCGGTAGGGCTCGCCGTGGCGGTCTCGGTGCACCAGGGTCATCCGCTGCTGCTCGGCTGGTACGTCCTGGCACAACTGTTCGCCTGGACCGTTCACCTGATGACGCACTACTGCAACGAGTACTTCGACCTCGCGGCAGATCGGGCCAACGTCTACTTCACGCCATGGACCGGCGGCAGCCGCGCACTGGTCGACGGGCTGGTGCCGCCGGTGGTGGCGCTCGGCACCGCGTTCGTGCTGGCCGCTGTGGCGCAACTCATGATCGTCGCGATGCCGACCTGGCCGGCCCGGTTGGCCGCCACCGCCGCCGTCGTGCTGGCCTGGTTCTACACCGCGCCACCCGGCCGGTTCAACTACCGGGGACTGGGCGAGGTGACCGTCGCCGCGATCCTCAACGGGCTGTGGCCGGTGGTCGCCGTGCTGCTGCAGACCGGCACCGTACCGGTCCTGCTGCTGGCGATCCTCGCCCCGACCGCGCTGCTGCAGACCGTACGGATGATGGTGATGAACCTCGGCGACCGCCGCTCCGACGCCCAGGTCGGCAAGCGCACCGTCCCGGTCATCGTCGGCTACGACCGGGCGGTACGGATCATCGTCACCGCCCAGCCGGTCGCGTACGCCGCGCTGACCGGCTTCGCCGTGGCTGGCTGGGTGCCCTGGCTGGTCTGGGCGCCGATGACGGCGACCGCCGCGATCTCCGTCTGGCTGGTGCTGCGGCTGCGCCGGGGCGAGATGCGCGACCTCGACCAGCGACGGATGACCCCGGTGGTCTTCTGGGCCTCCAACCACGTGTCGCTGATCGTCGGCGCGGCGATGCTCGGCGTACTGCTCGACACCGCCCGCACCGGCGCCGACGGCGGCGCGCTCACCTTGCTCGGTGCGGTGCTCGCCGGATACGCCGGCCTGTTCGCCCACCGACTGTGGCTCGCCAGCCGCCGCCAGCGGTGA
- a CDS encoding transketolase C-terminal domain-containing protein: MLSDVTTPQDLDERFRTAVATMPDAVERRAVEDPVRDGTGLTGRSALALFDAQLASRHLDLAKRWLRSFGEGFYTVGSSGHEGNAALAAVVRVTDPALLHYRSGGFYCARLAQATPPAEDHIDDGTDGDGGGPETDPIADAARDVLRGAVASAADPITGGRGKVFGSTALNIIPTSGTAGAHLPRAVGLGLAIDRMRRVATVRQRQPGPARTVGTTRQYLEPRSPWPDDAIVICTFGDASINHASATAALNTAGWADHAGLKVPVLFVCEDNGLGLSVRSPDGWVAAALRSQPGLRYLAADGCDLVDTYDTAAEAAAWVREHRRPAVLHLSTVRLMGHAGADAEAVYRSADDIDRDVARDPLVDTARLLIGAGLATPDEIISRYDEVGWQVRKVAEEVIGEPKLDAAARIVATIAPRRPIRVARVVADTGARAAGAAATTRAATLSTRLPEERGPLTLAQTINATLADALLTYPAMTVFGADVAAKGGLYGVTAGLRDRFGPHRVFDTLLDQTSIVGLGLGAGLVGQLPVPEIQYLTYLHAAEDQLRGEAAAVQFLSQGGYRNPMVLRVPGLAYQDSLGGHSQNDNSLAVLRDIPGLVVAVPARAEDAAGLLRSCLASAAVDGSVCVFLEPIALYDTRDLHTPDDGHWLAAYTPPADWGGGHIPVGRARTYLVGAGEDLTIITFGNGVRMSLRVAARLAAEGVGCRVLDLRWLAPLPVADITREATATGRVLIVDETRRSGGVGEGVLAALVEAGYVGAAARVAALDSYVPIGPAARQVLVDEDAITQGARALLAR; encoded by the coding sequence ATGCTGTCCGACGTGACCACTCCGCAGGATCTCGACGAACGGTTCCGCACCGCGGTCGCCACGATGCCCGACGCGGTGGAACGACGCGCCGTCGAGGACCCGGTCCGCGACGGCACCGGCCTAACTGGACGAAGCGCCCTCGCGCTGTTCGACGCACAACTCGCCAGCCGGCATCTCGACCTGGCCAAACGGTGGCTACGCAGCTTCGGCGAGGGGTTCTACACCGTCGGCTCCTCCGGACACGAGGGCAACGCCGCGCTGGCCGCCGTCGTCCGGGTCACCGATCCCGCGTTGCTGCACTACCGCTCCGGCGGGTTCTACTGTGCCCGGCTCGCCCAGGCCACCCCGCCGGCCGAGGACCACATCGACGACGGGACCGACGGCGACGGCGGCGGTCCGGAAACCGATCCGATCGCCGACGCGGCGCGGGACGTGCTGCGGGGGGCGGTGGCCTCCGCCGCCGACCCGATCACCGGCGGCCGGGGAAAAGTCTTCGGCAGCACCGCGCTCAACATCATCCCGACCAGCGGCACCGCCGGCGCCCACCTGCCCCGGGCGGTCGGGCTCGGACTGGCCATCGACCGGATGCGCCGGGTCGCCACCGTCCGGCAACGCCAGCCCGGCCCGGCCCGGACGGTCGGCACCACCCGCCAGTATCTCGAACCGCGCTCCCCCTGGCCGGACGACGCGATCGTCATCTGTACCTTCGGCGACGCGTCGATCAACCACGCCAGCGCCACGGCGGCCCTCAACACCGCCGGCTGGGCCGACCACGCCGGCCTGAAGGTGCCCGTCCTGTTCGTCTGCGAAGACAACGGCCTCGGCCTCAGCGTCCGGTCACCCGACGGCTGGGTCGCCGCCGCGCTACGGTCCCAGCCCGGACTGCGCTACCTCGCCGCCGACGGGTGCGACCTGGTCGACACGTACGACACGGCGGCCGAGGCGGCGGCCTGGGTGCGCGAACACCGCCGACCCGCCGTACTGCACCTGTCCACCGTACGGCTGATGGGTCACGCCGGCGCCGACGCCGAGGCCGTCTACCGCAGCGCCGACGACATCGACCGGGACGTGGCGCGTGATCCGCTGGTCGACACGGCGCGGCTGCTGATCGGCGCCGGCCTGGCCACCCCGGACGAGATCATTTCCCGGTACGACGAAGTCGGCTGGCAGGTCCGCAAGGTCGCCGAGGAAGTCATCGGCGAACCCAAACTGGACGCCGCCGCCCGGATCGTCGCGACCATCGCCCCCCGCCGACCGATCCGCGTCGCCCGGGTGGTCGCCGATACCGGAGCCCGAGCCGCCGGAGCGGCGGCGACGACCCGCGCCGCCACTCTCAGCACCCGGCTTCCGGAAGAACGCGGGCCGTTGACCCTCGCCCAGACGATCAACGCCACCCTCGCCGACGCGCTGCTCACGTACCCGGCGATGACGGTCTTCGGCGCCGACGTCGCCGCCAAGGGTGGTCTGTACGGCGTGACCGCCGGGCTGCGGGACCGGTTCGGACCCCACCGGGTCTTCGACACCCTGCTCGACCAGACCTCCATCGTCGGCCTCGGCCTCGGTGCCGGGCTGGTCGGCCAGCTGCCGGTGCCCGAGATCCAGTACCTGACCTACCTGCACGCCGCGGAGGACCAGCTGCGCGGGGAAGCGGCCGCCGTACAGTTCCTGTCTCAGGGCGGCTACCGCAACCCGATGGTGCTGCGGGTACCCGGGCTGGCCTACCAGGACAGCCTCGGCGGGCACAGCCAGAACGACAACTCCCTCGCCGTCCTGCGCGACATCCCGGGGCTCGTGGTCGCCGTACCGGCCCGGGCCGAGGACGCCGCCGGGCTGCTGCGCTCCTGCCTGGCCAGCGCTGCCGTCGACGGCAGCGTCTGCGTGTTCCTCGAACCGATCGCCCTCTACGACACCCGTGACCTGCACACACCCGACGACGGGCACTGGCTGGCGGCGTACACGCCGCCAGCCGACTGGGGCGGCGGGCACATCCCCGTCGGCCGGGCCCGCACCTACCTGGTCGGCGCCGGCGAGGACCTGACGATCATCACCTTCGGCAACGGCGTACGGATGTCGTTGCGGGTCGCGGCCCGGCTGGCCGCCGAAGGCGTCGGTTGCCGGGTCCTCGACCTGCGGTGGCTCGCCCCGCTGCCGGTGGCCGACATCACCCGGGAGGCGACCGCGACCGGCCGGGTCCTGATCGTCGACGAGACCCGTCGATCCGGCGGGGTCGGTGAGGGAGTGCTGGCCGCCCTCGTCGAGGCCGGGTACGTCGGCGCCGCCGCCCGGGTGGCCGCGCTGGACTCCTACGTCCCGATCGGTCCCGCCGCGCGTCAGGTTCTGGTCGACGAAGATGCCATCACCCAGGGTGCCCGAGCGCTGCTGGCACGGTAA
- a CDS encoding DUF3052 domain-containing protein — protein MSATAGQAADGVRSLADRFGIEPGMVVMEMGYDDDVDQDLRDALTDRCGELVDEDTDEVVDAVLVWYRDGDGDLFELLVDALGPLADNGVVWLLTPKAGREGHVEPSDISESAPSAGLQQTSMVNAGKDWSAARLVSPRGARAKK, from the coding sequence GTGAGCGCGACCGCTGGTCAGGCCGCCGACGGCGTACGGAGCCTGGCGGACCGGTTCGGCATCGAGCCGGGCATGGTGGTCATGGAGATGGGCTATGACGACGACGTCGACCAGGATCTCCGCGACGCCCTGACCGACCGCTGCGGGGAGTTGGTCGACGAGGACACCGACGAGGTCGTCGACGCGGTGCTGGTCTGGTACCGCGATGGGGACGGCGACCTGTTCGAGCTCCTGGTCGACGCACTCGGCCCGCTGGCTGACAACGGTGTGGTGTGGCTGCTGACGCCCAAGGCCGGGCGCGAAGGCCACGTCGAGCCGAGCGACATCAGCGAGTCGGCGCCCAGCGCCGGCCTGCAACAGACTTCGATGGTCAACGCTGGCAAGGACTGGAGCGCCGCCCGGCTGGTGTCGCCGCGTGGTGCCCGGGCCAAGAAGTGA
- a CDS encoding UTRA domain-containing protein, with amino-acid sequence MIVVDPNFVRLMRRLRLERGMSFRDLAKKAYFSRSYLCEIENGKKPPSLHLVKALDACLNAEGQLARLVTTVPDDRETERRSQSPSRYTACGDGTDRAVEAWQTRSPWSAQLGGPALVSASQWAHVATMLYDVFVRSRPPLMRLGPDRYANPSLRQQNLTPFAAEASTQGRAPRVECRNVSRLRPPIDVAAMLALDPDDTVVLREDTYLADGQPVQLGHTYLPTKVVGTSTLATELDLGPGGTFVALERLGYRATRIREQITTRFPTRDEAEALNLPPGVPVIVLLHASFDSDGIPFEATRYVMRSDAMAVQYVAEVDA; translated from the coding sequence ATGATCGTCGTTGACCCGAATTTCGTCCGACTGATGCGCAGACTTCGACTGGAACGCGGGATGTCGTTCCGGGACTTGGCAAAGAAGGCGTACTTTTCACGCTCGTACCTGTGCGAGATCGAGAACGGCAAGAAACCACCCAGCCTGCATCTTGTCAAGGCGCTCGACGCTTGCCTCAACGCCGAAGGTCAGCTTGCGCGACTCGTGACCACGGTCCCCGATGACCGGGAAACCGAACGACGATCCCAATCTCCATCTCGATACACGGCCTGTGGCGATGGCACGGACCGTGCCGTGGAAGCGTGGCAGACGCGTTCGCCGTGGTCAGCGCAGTTGGGCGGACCGGCGCTCGTCAGCGCATCCCAATGGGCGCATGTCGCGACGATGCTCTACGACGTATTCGTCCGTAGTCGACCACCGCTCATGCGCCTCGGGCCAGATCGGTATGCCAACCCGTCCCTACGGCAGCAGAACCTGACACCGTTCGCTGCCGAGGCAAGCACGCAGGGGCGCGCACCACGTGTCGAGTGCCGCAACGTATCCCGACTGCGGCCACCAATCGACGTAGCCGCCATGCTCGCACTGGACCCGGATGACACCGTCGTTCTCCGAGAGGACACGTACCTTGCCGACGGCCAACCTGTCCAACTCGGCCACACATACCTCCCAACGAAGGTAGTTGGAACATCAACCCTCGCGACCGAACTGGACTTGGGGCCAGGGGGGACCTTCGTGGCCCTTGAGCGACTCGGATACCGGGCCACACGGATCCGAGAACAGATCACCACCCGATTCCCGACTCGCGACGAGGCAGAGGCGCTGAACCTCCCGCCCGGTGTGCCCGTCATCGTGCTGCTGCACGCCTCCTTCGACTCCGACGGCATCCCGTTCGAAGCGACCCGCTACGTCATGCGTTCCGACGCCATGGCGGTGCAGTACGTGGCGGAGGTCGATGCCTGA
- a CDS encoding peroxiredoxin — protein MPVEVGTVAPDFVLKDQNNQEVALADFRDRRAVLLVFYPLAFTGTCQGELQAVRDDIDAYVNDDVQTLTVSVDSVYAHKVWAEQEGFQFPLLADFWPHGAVAQAYGVFNEAAGIANRGTFLIDKAGVVRFAEMNGPGEARDQQAWRKAIAELAG, from the coding sequence ATGCCCGTCGAGGTGGGAACCGTCGCACCGGATTTCGTGCTGAAGGACCAGAACAACCAGGAGGTCGCGCTGGCCGACTTCCGTGACCGGCGGGCCGTGCTGCTGGTCTTCTACCCGCTGGCCTTCACCGGCACCTGTCAGGGCGAGCTGCAGGCGGTCCGGGACGACATCGACGCCTACGTCAACGACGACGTGCAGACGTTGACCGTCAGCGTCGACTCGGTCTACGCCCACAAGGTCTGGGCGGAGCAGGAGGGCTTCCAGTTCCCGCTGCTCGCCGACTTCTGGCCGCACGGCGCGGTCGCCCAGGCGTACGGGGTGTTCAACGAAGCGGCGGGGATCGCCAACCGGGGAACCTTCCTCATCGACAAGGCGGGAGTGGTCCGGTTCGCCGAGATGAACGGGCCCGGTGAGGCACGCGACCAGCAGGCCTGGCGCAAGGCGATCGCCGAACTCGCCGGCTGA
- a CDS encoding stress response protein, which produces MSEETWLAARLIPTSGINGAEEQERRATSALLAVLSAVREFGRAMTQPYGAPVGSVQTFIEVPFKLGDRKFFPDGVIRVVRGQRQWTALVEVKTGSGELQTEQLERYLDIARDHGFDALITISNEIPPVPGQHPTPVDKRKLRRVALHHVPWSEVLTVAVMQKEYRGIADPDQAWILGELIRYLEHPRSGALEFSDMGPSWVPAREAVNAGTLRPGDVIAADVAGKFDALVRFAGLKLGRTLGTEILPALSRRELADPAARTQDLVQQLTTAGSLTTAGSLTAGLRIPGAVGVLYVTADLRAGKITCHVGVDAPRRGRPTTRVNWLVRQLKDVSGTIRLEAFSAYARGPGSAELLETVRENPALLVADRGREIKSFRIASVSPSGTKRGVGRQSFIDSLLDAVDTFYEQVLQNLKPWIPTPPKMRSVEDAVDVEPVAPALVSTAISSQDGPQTAGADSAEPVPVPVQEA; this is translated from the coding sequence ATGAGCGAGGAGACCTGGCTTGCCGCGCGCCTGATCCCGACGTCGGGCATCAATGGTGCGGAAGAGCAGGAACGACGTGCGACGTCGGCTCTCCTCGCCGTACTCAGCGCGGTCCGTGAGTTCGGCAGAGCGATGACCCAGCCGTACGGCGCGCCGGTCGGTTCGGTGCAGACCTTCATCGAGGTCCCGTTCAAACTGGGCGACCGGAAGTTCTTCCCGGACGGCGTCATCCGGGTGGTCCGTGGTCAGCGGCAATGGACCGCTCTGGTGGAGGTCAAGACGGGAAGCGGTGAGTTGCAGACCGAGCAGCTCGAACGCTATCTCGATATCGCCCGAGACCACGGGTTCGATGCGCTGATCACGATATCCAACGAGATTCCGCCGGTCCCCGGACAGCACCCGACGCCGGTTGACAAGCGGAAGCTGCGGCGTGTCGCGCTTCATCACGTCCCGTGGTCGGAGGTGCTGACCGTGGCGGTGATGCAGAAGGAATATCGGGGCATCGCCGATCCGGATCAGGCGTGGATCCTGGGCGAGTTGATCCGATATCTGGAGCATCCCCGCTCGGGTGCGCTCGAATTCAGTGACATGGGGCCGAGTTGGGTCCCGGCGCGCGAGGCGGTGAACGCGGGGACGCTGCGCCCCGGTGACGTCATCGCCGCCGACGTGGCGGGCAAGTTTGACGCGTTGGTCCGATTCGCCGGACTCAAGCTGGGCAGGACACTGGGTACGGAGATCCTGCCCGCGCTCAGCCGACGCGAACTGGCCGATCCGGCGGCCCGCACACAGGATCTGGTGCAGCAGCTCACGACGGCGGGGTCGCTCACGACGGCGGGGTCGCTCACGGCGGGACTGCGGATACCCGGCGCGGTCGGCGTTCTGTACGTTACCGCCGATTTGCGGGCGGGCAAGATCACGTGCCATGTCGGTGTGGACGCGCCCCGTCGAGGCCGACCGACGACGCGGGTCAACTGGCTCGTACGGCAACTCAAGGACGTGTCCGGGACCATTCGCCTCGAAGCGTTCTCGGCGTACGCGAGAGGTCCCGGTAGTGCCGAACTGCTGGAAACCGTACGAGAGAATCCCGCTCTGCTGGTCGCTGACCGGGGCAGGGAGATCAAGTCGTTTCGGATCGCGTCGGTCTCGCCGTCGGGCACGAAGCGCGGCGTCGGTCGGCAGTCGTTCATCGACTCGCTGCTCGACGCTGTCGACACCTTCTACGAGCAGGTGTTGCAGAACCTGAAACCGTGGATTCCGACGCCGCCGAAGATGCGTTCGGTTGAGGACGCAGTCGACGTGGAACCGGTCGCACCCGCGCTGGTCTCGACTGCGATCTCCTCCCAGGACGGTCCGCAGACCGCCGGAGCGGACTCGGCAGAGCCTGTCCCTGTCCCTGTCCAGGAGGCGTGA
- a CDS encoding metalloregulator ArsR/SmtB family transcription factor yields MIEYIATADDLAKLRFALSPVGEAVHSFRVLATPQRRHLHLPWARATLDKLRSVDFAPLNAVIPPSGYIPDFLTPAPGTEPPTFASELEIIRETPIAQFREQVEWLMVDQVTPESWRTANATLQQKMLDAPETGIRTLVRLLDTYWQLALAPCWSHLRTQLRLDVRSRMQVMENVGAAGVFSSLNERVRWTDNTLITNSSYEYRKELGGRGIVLVPSVFCGPKVLTMLPPLQPMIVYPKPWTASIFSHDAQQARPLAALIGGVRAAVLEALLAPTSTTELASEIGVTPGAVSQHLSVLRDCGLVSSRRVGRRVIYSHTPTGEVLVIQAAGSTADEVNSPIQS; encoded by the coding sequence ATGATCGAATACATCGCCACCGCGGACGACCTCGCGAAACTCAGATTCGCGCTGTCGCCGGTTGGTGAGGCGGTGCACAGCTTCAGAGTCCTGGCCACGCCGCAACGCCGGCACCTGCATCTACCCTGGGCTCGCGCGACCCTGGACAAGCTGCGAAGCGTGGACTTCGCACCGCTCAACGCGGTCATCCCACCGTCCGGATACATCCCGGACTTCCTCACGCCAGCTCCGGGCACCGAGCCGCCCACCTTCGCCAGCGAGCTGGAGATCATCCGAGAAACCCCGATCGCACAGTTCCGCGAGCAGGTGGAGTGGCTGATGGTCGACCAGGTCACACCAGAGTCGTGGCGCACCGCCAACGCGACCCTGCAGCAGAAGATGCTCGACGCTCCGGAGACAGGGATCCGCACCCTGGTACGGCTACTCGACACCTACTGGCAGCTGGCACTGGCGCCCTGCTGGTCGCATCTGCGCACCCAGTTACGGCTCGACGTGCGCTCCCGCATGCAGGTGATGGAGAACGTCGGCGCGGCCGGCGTGTTTTCCTCACTCAACGAACGGGTGCGGTGGACCGACAACACGTTGATCACCAACAGCAGTTACGAGTACCGCAAGGAGCTGGGTGGTCGAGGAATCGTGTTGGTGCCCAGCGTCTTCTGCGGTCCCAAGGTGCTGACCATGCTCCCGCCGCTACAGCCCATGATCGTCTATCCGAAGCCCTGGACCGCGAGCATCTTCAGTCACGACGCCCAACAGGCCCGTCCGCTCGCCGCGCTCATCGGCGGCGTCCGCGCGGCGGTGCTCGAAGCGCTGCTCGCCCCGACGTCCACGACCGAACTCGCATCGGAGATCGGGGTCACCCCTGGCGCGGTGAGTCAACACCTGTCCGTGCTGCGGGACTGTGGACTGGTCAGCAGTCGCCGGGTCGGCCGGCGAGTGATCTATTCACACACCCCCACAGGTGAAGTGCTGGTCATCCAAGCCGCCGGCAGTACAGCCGACGAGGTCAACTCGCCGATCCAGAGTTGA
- a CDS encoding GntR family transcriptional regulator, whose product MDEPTSTDKRPPSRRIADDLRLSIQAGELAPGGKLPSERDLAARYGTARNTAREAISILQGEGLVVVQHGRGVYVRPNRPLMRLGANRYSRQLRNETGLSPFRIEVTKQGRVPRTECRSVTRDAPPPDVAERLGLDANTATIIRRENWYFADDEPVQVGVTYIPVNVADGSPLATERTLGEGSIYARFEELGHRITRIREEISARMPYHDESTGLGMPPGVPVIEVLHTSFDEQHTPFEVTRFVMRGDLNGLDYDMPVED is encoded by the coding sequence ATGGACGAGCCGACCAGCACCGACAAGCGACCACCCAGCCGACGCATAGCCGATGACCTGCGCCTAAGCATCCAGGCGGGCGAGTTGGCACCCGGTGGCAAGCTGCCGTCGGAGCGAGACCTTGCCGCCAGGTACGGCACGGCACGCAACACCGCCAGGGAAGCGATCAGCATCCTGCAAGGGGAGGGCCTGGTCGTCGTGCAGCACGGGCGCGGTGTCTACGTCCGCCCCAACCGGCCCCTGATGCGCCTCGGTGCCAACCGCTACTCCCGTCAGCTCCGCAACGAAACGGGACTGTCGCCGTTCCGCATCGAGGTCACGAAACAGGGCCGCGTACCCCGGACCGAATGCCGGTCGGTCACCCGCGACGCCCCACCGCCGGACGTCGCCGAACGCCTCGGCCTTGACGCGAACACCGCGACCATCATCCGGCGGGAGAACTGGTACTTCGCCGATGACGAGCCCGTACAGGTCGGCGTGACGTACATCCCCGTCAACGTCGCCGACGGGTCGCCGCTGGCGACCGAGCGGACCCTCGGCGAGGGCAGCATCTACGCCAGGTTTGAAGAACTCGGCCACCGGATCACCCGCATCCGCGAGGAGATTTCGGCGAGGATGCCGTACCACGACGAGTCGACCGGGTTGGGGATGCCGCCCGGCGTACCGGTCATCGAGGTGCTGCACACCAGCTTCGACGAGCAACACACCCCGTTCGAAGTCACCAGGTTCGTGATGCGCGGGGACCTGAACGGCCTGGACTACGACATGCCCGTAGAGGACTGA